In one window of candidate division KSB1 bacterium DNA:
- a CDS encoding methylmalonyl-CoA mutase family protein has protein sequence MSTEKNKFEQERERWERTTAAQYKDRPAKFMTTSSVPINELYGPEDIQHIDYFRDIGFPGEFPYTRGIHANMYRGRLWTMRQFAGFGTAADTNQRFKYLLEHGQTGLSTAFDLPTLMGRDSDDPLAEGEVGVCGVAISSLRDMEILFDGIPLDKVSTSMTINSPAAILLAFYICVAEKQGVPPAKLRGTTQNDILKEYIAQKEFIFPPEPSMKIVVDTIKYCAEHVPEWNTISISGYHIREAGSTAVQELAFTLADGFAYVEAAMAAGMKVDEFAPRLSFFFNSHLDFFEEIAKFRAARRIYARRMRDKYGAKDERSWKLRFHTQTAGCSLTGQQPFNNVVRTAFEALAGVLGGTQSLHTNSLDETWALPTEFAAKIALRTQQIIAHEIGVTNTVDPLAGSYFVEHLTTQMEQQAEEYFQKIDALGGVIPAIKQGFFQREIAAAARQYQHEIEKKERIIVGVNAYVEAEEKLDIPILKIDPKVEKEQIENLKRLRAERDNTKVRQTLDQLKTAAQEDRNLMPPLIECSRAYCTLGEMINVLKGVYGTWREEPVF, from the coding sequence ATGTCCACCGAAAAAAACAAATTCGAGCAGGAGCGCGAGCGCTGGGAAAGAACCACCGCAGCGCAATACAAAGACCGCCCAGCCAAATTCATGACCACCTCGAGCGTGCCGATCAACGAGCTGTATGGTCCGGAGGACATCCAACACATAGATTATTTTCGCGACATCGGCTTTCCGGGCGAGTTTCCGTACACGCGTGGGATTCACGCCAACATGTATCGTGGCCGGCTGTGGACGATGCGCCAGTTCGCCGGCTTCGGCACCGCGGCGGACACCAACCAGCGCTTCAAATATCTTCTCGAACACGGTCAAACCGGGCTCTCCACCGCGTTCGATTTGCCGACGCTGATGGGCCGCGATTCCGATGATCCGCTTGCCGAGGGCGAGGTTGGCGTGTGCGGCGTGGCGATTTCTTCGCTGCGCGACATGGAAATTCTCTTTGACGGCATCCCGCTCGACAAAGTGAGTACATCGATGACGATCAACTCGCCGGCGGCGATCCTGCTGGCGTTTTACATTTGCGTCGCCGAAAAACAGGGCGTACCGCCGGCGAAGCTGCGCGGCACCACACAGAATGACATTCTCAAAGAGTACATCGCGCAGAAGGAATTTATCTTCCCGCCGGAGCCGTCAATGAAGATCGTGGTGGACACGATCAAGTATTGCGCCGAACATGTGCCGGAGTGGAACACGATTTCGATCAGCGGCTACCACATCCGCGAAGCCGGCAGCACCGCGGTGCAGGAACTGGCGTTCACGCTGGCGGATGGCTTTGCATATGTTGAGGCGGCCATGGCCGCAGGAATGAAAGTGGACGAGTTCGCGCCGCGGCTGTCTTTCTTTTTCAATTCGCATCTCGATTTTTTTGAAGAGATCGCCAAGTTTCGCGCGGCGCGGAGAATTTATGCGCGGCGCATGCGCGATAAATACGGCGCCAAAGACGAGCGCTCGTGGAAGCTGCGCTTTCACACGCAAACCGCCGGCTGCTCGCTCACCGGCCAGCAGCCGTTCAACAACGTCGTGCGCACGGCGTTTGAGGCGCTCGCCGGCGTGCTCGGCGGCACGCAATCGCTGCACACCAATTCGCTCGACGAAACCTGGGCGCTGCCGACGGAATTTGCGGCAAAGATCGCCCTGCGCACGCAGCAGATTATCGCGCACGAAATCGGCGTGACCAACACCGTCGATCCGCTCGCCGGCTCGTATTTCGTCGAACATCTCACGACGCAAATGGAGCAGCAGGCGGAGGAATATTTTCAAAAAATCGACGCGCTTGGCGGCGTGATTCCGGCGATCAAACAGGGCTTCTTTCAGCGTGAAATTGCAGCGGCGGCGCGGCAATATCAGCACGAGATCGAGAAGAAAGAGCGCATCATCGTCGGCGTCAACGCTTACGTTGAAGCGGAGGAAAAGCTCGACATCCCGATCCTCAAAATCGATCCCAAAGTCGAAAAAGAGCAGATTGAAAATCTCAAAAGACTTCGCGCCGAGCGCGACAACACAAAAGTGCGGCAGACATTGGATCAGCTCAAAACCGCGGCGCAGGAAGATCGCAACCTCATGCCGCCGCTTATTGAATGCAGCCGGGCGTATTGCACCCTCGGCGAGATGATCAACGTGTTGAAGGGTGTTTACGGCACGTGGCGGGAAGAGCCGGTGTTCTGA
- a CDS encoding cobalamin B12-binding domain-containing protein, which translates to MERKIRVLVGKVGLDGHDRGAKVIASALRDAGFEVIYSGLHQTPEMVVEAALQEDVDVIGISLLSGAHMTLFPRIMELMKKNQMDDVLLLGGGTIPPEEAKQLETMGVGKIFGPGTDTREISEFIRSWTARRAVQA; encoded by the coding sequence ATGGAGCGCAAAATCCGTGTACTGGTCGGCAAAGTCGGTTTGGATGGTCACGATCGCGGCGCCAAGGTGATTGCCAGCGCGCTGCGCGACGCCGGCTTTGAAGTCATCTATTCCGGATTGCACCAAACGCCGGAGATGGTCGTCGAAGCAGCGCTGCAAGAGGACGTCGACGTCATCGGCATTTCGCTGCTCTCGGGCGCGCACATGACGCTGTTCCCGCGCATCATGGAGTTGATGAAGAAGAATCAGATGGACGACGTGCTGCTGCTGGGCGGCGGCACCATTCCGCCGGAGGAAGCCAAACAACTCGAAACGATGGGGGTGGGAAAAATCTTCGGCCCGGGAACCGATACGCGCGAGATTAGTGAGTTTATTCGAAGCTGGACGGCGAGGCGCGCCGTGCAGGCGTGA
- a CDS encoding Lrp/AsnC family transcriptional regulator, which yields MQTEKLDAIDLQILEMLQAQGRIKRNELADKVGLSIPAVSERLRKLEERGVIRSFNAVLQARKVGLEVTAFIFVMTESSTFYPQIIARAEAHPEILECHAITGEGSHILKARTQSTATLEKLLSQIQAWPGVKNTRTSVVLSSPKETTVLPLSHLSPAG from the coding sequence ATGCAGACGGAAAAACTGGACGCGATCGATCTCCAAATTTTGGAAATGCTGCAAGCGCAGGGCCGCATCAAACGCAACGAATTGGCCGACAAAGTCGGGCTCTCGATTCCGGCAGTGAGCGAACGCCTGCGCAAGCTCGAAGAACGCGGCGTCATCCGCAGTTTCAACGCCGTGCTCCAGGCCCGCAAAGTCGGCTTGGAGGTGACGGCGTTTATTTTTGTGATGACGGAATCGTCGACGTTTTACCCGCAAATCATTGCCCGCGCCGAGGCGCATCCCGAAATTCTTGAATGTCACGCCATCACCGGCGAAGGCTCTCACATTTTGAAGGCGCGCACGCAGAGCACGGCGACCTTGGAAAAGCTGCTCTCACAAATTCAAGCCTGGCCCGGCGTGAAAAATACCCGCACCAGCGTCGTGCTCTCCAGCCCGAAAGAAACGACGGTGTTGCCGCTGTCGCATTTGTCGCCGGCGGGGTGA
- a CDS encoding response regulator, whose amino-acid sequence MSRPLAASHPAVLWVDDDEKYPRLHQARLEEKGFQIIHTRQGHQALERLNQQNFDIAVVDAKLGDIDGLDLVGQMASAHRNMAIIIYTASPFCEINFRSWAADAVVTKSKNSGELLRKMTSLLQQRAR is encoded by the coding sequence ATGTCCAGACCGCTTGCTGCTTCTCATCCAGCCGTCCTGTGGGTTGATGACGATGAAAAATATCCGCGGCTTCATCAAGCCCGGCTCGAAGAAAAAGGGTTTCAAATTATTCACACGCGCCAGGGTCATCAGGCTTTGGAACGCCTCAATCAACAAAATTTTGACATCGCCGTGGTGGACGCGAAGTTGGGTGATATCGACGGGCTGGATTTGGTGGGGCAGATGGCGAGCGCCCATCGCAACATGGCGATCATTATTTACACGGCAAGCCCGTTTTGTGAAATCAATTTTCGCAGTTGGGCTGCGGATGCCGTGGTGACGAAATCAAAAAACTCCGGCGAGCTTTTACGCAAGATGACGTCTTTGCTGCAACAACGCGCTCGCTGA
- a CDS encoding VOC family protein, whose protein sequence is MPNHFIQIEIPCTDFEKAKVFYEGVFGWKTNYVREQEYMLFETGGDLDGGFYKSPEHVGRQGVVNYIKVDDIEKTLEAIEQHGGKTIVPQTAVAESGWFALFGDQDGNVLGLWKDAQENS, encoded by the coding sequence ATGCCCAATCATTTTATTCAAATCGAAATTCCGTGCACGGATTTTGAGAAAGCCAAAGTTTTTTACGAGGGGGTTTTTGGATGGAAAACCAATTACGTTCGAGAACAGGAGTACATGCTGTTCGAGACCGGCGGCGATTTGGACGGCGGTTTCTACAAATCACCCGAGCATGTCGGCCGGCAGGGCGTGGTGAATTATATCAAAGTGGATGATATCGAAAAAACTTTGGAAGCCATTGAGCAGCACGGCGGCAAAACCATCGTGCCGCAGACGGCGGTGGCGGAATCCGGCTGGTTCGCGTTGTTTGGCGATCAAGACGGCAATGTGTTGGGGCTATGGAAAGACGCGCAGGAAAATAGTTAA
- a CDS encoding PfkB family carbohydrate kinase: MINPHLLTQTVGALARAKEALKGKPALVGFDGFVDEIVRIVDKRSSLQEYSTIPTIAELAERIAGAAGKGTNIELVVQRIKLGGNGPIMANALAAFGAPVTYIGNLGYPALHPVFEELARRARVISIANPGHTDALEFDDGKLMLGKHETLKEVTWDHLIQRVSEEKLQQLFSGAHLISLNNWTMLPYMSDIWKNIQRYICPHLPTTSKEHFIFFDLADPEKRLAADIREALELIAKFQNYFQVILGTNEKESFEIAEVLGISQPDNRQESMMRMAEELRAKLSVHNVVIHPVQYAVAASASEVKLVDGPWEPKPLISTGAGDHFNAGFCLGRLLGFDLERSLLTGVTTSGFYVRMAKSPAIEDLIDFMQNWPK; this comes from the coding sequence ATGATAAATCCTCATCTACTCACCCAAACCGTCGGGGCGCTGGCGCGGGCCAAGGAGGCGCTCAAAGGCAAACCCGCCCTCGTCGGTTTCGACGGCTTTGTGGATGAAATCGTCCGCATCGTCGATAAGCGGTCGTCGCTGCAAGAATATTCCACCATTCCCACCATTGCTGAATTGGCGGAACGGATTGCCGGCGCGGCGGGCAAGGGCACGAACATCGAGCTGGTGGTGCAACGCATCAAGCTCGGCGGCAACGGGCCGATCATGGCCAACGCGCTGGCGGCGTTCGGCGCGCCAGTGACGTATATCGGCAATCTCGGCTATCCGGCGCTGCATCCGGTGTTCGAAGAACTCGCGCGGCGGGCGCGGGTGATTTCCATTGCCAACCCCGGGCACACCGATGCGCTCGAATTTGACGACGGCAAGTTGATGTTGGGAAAACACGAAACGCTGAAAGAGGTGACGTGGGATCATCTCATCCAGCGCGTCAGCGAGGAAAAGTTGCAGCAGCTCTTCTCCGGCGCGCATTTGATCAGCCTGAACAACTGGACGATGCTTCCTTACATGTCGGATATTTGGAAAAATATCCAGCGATACATTTGCCCGCATCTGCCCACGACGAGCAAAGAGCATTTCATCTTTTTCGATCTCGCCGATCCGGAAAAACGCCTGGCCGCCGACATTCGCGAAGCGCTGGAGTTGATCGCCAAATTTCAAAATTATTTTCAAGTCATTTTGGGAACCAACGAAAAAGAGAGTTTTGAGATCGCCGAGGTGCTCGGCATTTCGCAGCCGGATAATCGGCAGGAATCGATGATGCGCATGGCCGAGGAACTGCGCGCGAAATTGAGCGTGCACAATGTCGTGATTCATCCGGTGCAATATGCCGTTGCCGCCTCCGCGAGCGAAGTCAAGCTGGTGGACGGCCCGTGGGAACCGAAGCCGCTCATCTCCACCGGCGCCGGCGATCATTTCAACGCCGGCTTTTGTCTCGGGCGTTTGCTGGGGTTCGATCTCGAGAGGTCTCTGCTCACCGGCGTCACCACTTCGGGATTTTATGTGCGAATGGCGAAGAGTCCCGCCATCGAGGATCTCATCGATTTTATGCAAAACTGGCCAAAGTAA
- the uvrA gene encoding excinuclease ABC subunit UvrA produces the protein MAEKEHILIKGAREHNLKNIDVEIPRNKLVVITGLSGSGKSSLAFDTIYAEGQRRYVESLSAYARQFLGLMEKPDVDYIEGLSPAISIEQKTSSRNPRSTVGTVTEIYDYLRLLFARIGVPHCYKCGKRIERQTVQQMVDAVLELPQGTKFQVLAPVVRGRKGEYREIFDHARREGYVRVRVDGEVKDVAAEIKLDKNKKHNIEIVVDRLIREEGIKTRLTDSLETALHLANGLVVIDVVGQREILFSEHFACVDCGISVEELAPRMFSFNSPYGACPACNGLGTTLEVDPDLVVPDPKLSISEGAIETWGENNIDGWYYGQLKTIAKEYGFSMDTPWERLTKDQKRVVLYGSGDREFKFAYNRGDGKMQAQFMSTYEGVVPNLMRRYKQTDSSYIRTWIESFMNIKPCPTCQGARLKPEILAVKIRDKNIFDVTRMSVKAALDFFNRLDLTAREKTIAHQIMKEVRERLGFLVNVGLDYLTLDRNAGTLSGGEAQRIRLATQIGSQLVGVLYILDEPSIGLHQRDNRKLIDTLCRLRDLGNTVVVVEHDHETIDSADWVIDLGPAAGVDGGQVVAAGTPSEVAQNEKSLTGAYLSGRKYIPTPLKRRPGNGTYLELIGAKGNNLKEVSVKIPLGVFNVITGVSGSGKSTLINETLYRVLAREINRAKTQPLAFKKLLGLQHLDKVIDIDQSPIGRTPRSNPATYTGLFTLIRDLFTQTQEAKIRGYKPGRFSFNVKGGRCEACQGDGIIKIEMHFLPDVYVTCEVCKGKRYNRETLEVKYKGMSIAEVLDMTVSQALDFFQHVPPLKRKLQTLYDVGLSYIHLGQQATTLSGGEAQRVKLATELSRVATGRTVYILDEPTTGLHFEDVKMLLGVLNRLVDMGNTVIVIEHNLDVIKTADYIIDLGPEGGDAGGRIIATGTPEEVAKVPESYTGKFLADILKTARREDISSGNGKLIVEVPDRPLRKLESEVEWKKRTRKAVKVAMEEDEQESDGRRKKSERPSKMTIR, from the coding sequence ATGGCTGAAAAAGAGCACATCCTTATTAAAGGCGCGCGCGAGCACAATCTCAAAAACATCGACGTGGAAATCCCCCGCAACAAACTGGTCGTCATTACCGGGCTTTCCGGCTCCGGCAAGTCCTCACTGGCGTTTGACACGATTTACGCCGAGGGGCAGCGCCGCTATGTCGAGTCACTCTCCGCGTATGCCCGGCAGTTTCTGGGGTTAATGGAAAAGCCGGATGTCGATTACATCGAGGGCCTCTCGCCGGCGATTTCGATCGAGCAGAAAACCAGCAGCCGCAACCCGCGCTCGACGGTCGGCACGGTGACGGAGATTTATGATTATCTCCGCTTGTTGTTTGCGCGCATTGGCGTGCCACACTGCTACAAGTGCGGCAAAAGGATCGAGCGCCAAACCGTACAGCAAATGGTCGATGCAGTTTTGGAATTGCCACAGGGAACCAAGTTTCAAGTTTTGGCGCCCGTCGTGCGCGGCCGCAAAGGCGAGTATCGCGAGATTTTCGATCACGCCCGGCGCGAAGGCTACGTGCGCGTGCGCGTCGATGGCGAAGTCAAAGATGTTGCCGCTGAAATCAAGCTCGATAAAAATAAGAAGCACAATATTGAAATCGTCGTTGACCGGCTCATTCGCGAAGAGGGCATCAAAACGCGATTGACCGACTCGCTCGAAACCGCGCTGCATCTTGCCAACGGCCTCGTCGTCATTGACGTTGTTGGCCAGAGGGAAATTCTTTTCTCCGAGCATTTTGCCTGTGTGGATTGCGGCATCTCCGTCGAAGAACTGGCGCCGCGCATGTTCTCGTTCAACTCGCCTTACGGAGCCTGCCCGGCATGCAACGGTCTCGGCACCACTTTGGAGGTCGATCCTGATCTCGTCGTGCCCGATCCCAAGCTCTCGATTTCCGAAGGCGCGATTGAAACGTGGGGCGAAAATAACATCGACGGCTGGTATTACGGTCAGCTCAAGACGATTGCGAAAGAGTACGGCTTTTCGATGGATACGCCGTGGGAGAGACTGACAAAAGATCAAAAGCGGGTCGTGCTGTACGGCTCCGGCGACCGCGAGTTCAAGTTTGCCTACAATCGCGGCGATGGCAAAATGCAGGCGCAGTTCATGAGCACCTACGAAGGGGTTGTTCCCAATCTCATGCGCCGCTACAAGCAAACCGATTCGTCGTATATCCGCACGTGGATCGAGAGTTTTATGAACATCAAGCCGTGCCCGACCTGCCAGGGCGCGCGGCTCAAGCCGGAAATCCTGGCGGTCAAAATCCGCGACAAAAATATTTTTGACGTGACGCGGATGTCGGTCAAGGCGGCGCTGGATTTTTTCAACCGGCTCGATTTGACGGCGCGGGAAAAAACCATCGCGCATCAAATCATGAAAGAAGTGCGCGAGCGTCTCGGCTTTCTGGTGAATGTCGGATTGGATTACCTCACGCTTGACCGCAATGCCGGCACGCTTTCCGGCGGCGAGGCGCAGCGCATTCGGCTGGCGACGCAAATCGGCTCGCAGCTCGTCGGCGTGCTTTATATTCTCGATGAGCCTTCCATCGGCTTGCACCAGCGCGACAATCGCAAGCTCATCGACACGCTTTGTCGCTTGCGCGATCTCGGCAATACGGTCGTAGTAGTTGAACACGATCACGAGACGATTGACTCGGCGGATTGGGTGATCGATCTCGGGCCGGCTGCGGGAGTTGATGGTGGCCAAGTTGTTGCCGCCGGCACCCCAAGTGAAGTGGCGCAGAACGAAAAATCTCTCACCGGCGCTTATCTATCCGGCCGCAAATATATTCCGACACCGTTGAAGCGACGTCCCGGCAACGGCACGTATCTCGAATTGATCGGCGCCAAGGGCAACAATCTCAAAGAGGTGAGTGTCAAAATTCCGCTTGGCGTGTTTAACGTCATCACTGGCGTTTCCGGTTCGGGCAAATCGACGCTGATCAACGAGACACTGTATCGCGTGCTGGCGCGCGAGATCAACCGCGCCAAAACCCAGCCGCTGGCGTTCAAAAAATTGCTCGGGTTGCAGCATCTCGACAAGGTCATCGATATTGACCAGTCGCCGATTGGCCGTACGCCGCGCAGCAACCCGGCGACTTACACCGGCTTGTTCACGCTCATCCGCGATTTGTTCACGCAAACGCAGGAGGCGAAAATTCGCGGCTACAAACCTGGACGTTTTAGCTTCAATGTGAAGGGCGGGCGCTGCGAGGCCTGTCAGGGCGACGGCATCATTAAAATCGAAATGCACTTTTTGCCGGATGTCTACGTCACCTGCGAAGTGTGCAAAGGCAAGCGCTACAACCGTGAGACGCTGGAGGTGAAATATAAAGGGATGTCCATTGCCGAAGTTTTGGATATGACGGTGAGCCAGGCGTTGGATTTTTTTCAACATGTTCCGCCATTAAAAAGAAAACTACAAACGCTTTACGATGTCGGACTCAGCTATATCCATCTCGGCCAGCAAGCGACGACGCTTTCCGGCGGCGAGGCGCAGCGCGTGAAACTGGCGACCGAGCTTTCACGCGTGGCGACCGGCCGCACCGTGTACATTCTCGATGAGCCGACGACCGGCTTGCATTTTGAAGACGTGAAAATGCTGCTCGGCGTGCTCAATCGTTTGGTGGATATGGGCAACACCGTGATCGTCATCGAGCACAATCTCGACGTGATCAAAACCGCGGATTACATCATCGACCTCGGGCCGGAGGGTGGTGATGCCGGCGGCCGCATTATCGCCACCGGCACGCCGGAAGAAGTGGCGAAAGTGCCGGAATCCTACACCGGAAAATTTTTAGCCGATATTTTGAAAACCGCGCGGCGTGAAGACATCAGCAGCGGCAACGGCAAGCTTATCGTCGAAGTGCCGGATCGTCCGCTGCGCAAATTGGAATCCGAAGTGGAATGGAAGAAGCGCACACGCAAGGCGGTGAAGGTGGCGATGGAGGAGGATGAGCAAGAAAGTGATGGCCGGCGGAAGAAGAGTGAGAGGCCAAGCAAGATGACGATTCGCTAA
- a CDS encoding adenylate/guanylate cyclase domain-containing protein codes for MQLQALWGKLANKWILGSGISFLAGSVALFLSFTSTFENLERKSYDMRFALRGRDETATSPIVIVAIDEKALASLPQKLPYPREYYAKVIDNLTQAGARLIVFDIAFTEPSVTDPNEDLIFAAAARRSGRVIFAGKVVNEVAKNDILNVYLSKPIELLLKGNTDWGLVNIPEEEDGFIRSYLLYQEFDNQKYLPLALRAYVRLTQGQAILDHAARNGTALRLNDIEIPFYNPNTFLINFRGPAGTFPTFSLADVLDDGAFDLGPVEDTDIFEEHRRAKTFKNKIVFIGASVEELQDNKFAPFFSYEGKKRKIPGVEIHANALSTLLRRDFIKTAPYAVHLALIIAASFFTMLIVLPSRATIGVILGALEILTLFVLALAFFSLKQLWLPVVAPTLAIVLSYIGNTAQLVFVERRERRFVRKVFSQFVSKSVVDKMLASGQMPKFGGEKRELSILFSDVRGFTTYCEKHPPEVIVQRLNEYLTEMVEIVFRHQGTLDKFIGDAVMALYGAPHHYPEHAEKACVTACEMITRLREIQKRWSADAKDFFHIGIGINTGTVIVGNLGSEQKFEYTVIGDEVNLASRLEGANKQYSTSIIISESTYAQVRSKARVRELDWVKVKGKKRPARIFELRSMEKLPAIEEDLLIGVYHQGLTFYKKREWYNALKEFKRVLRYFPSDGPARAYVNRCLHFIENPPPADWDGVYEFKTK; via the coding sequence GTGCAACTGCAAGCCTTATGGGGAAAGCTGGCAAACAAATGGATATTGGGAAGCGGCATCAGTTTTCTCGCCGGCAGCGTGGCATTGTTTCTCAGTTTCACCTCCACGTTTGAAAACCTCGAGCGCAAATCTTATGACATGCGTTTTGCGCTGCGCGGACGCGACGAAACCGCCACCTCGCCCATTGTCATCGTCGCGATTGATGAAAAAGCCCTCGCCAGCCTGCCGCAAAAACTTCCCTACCCGCGCGAATATTACGCCAAGGTCATCGATAATCTCACGCAGGCCGGGGCGCGGCTGATCGTTTTTGATATTGCCTTTACCGAGCCGTCGGTCACCGATCCGAATGAAGACCTGATTTTCGCCGCCGCCGCCCGGCGCTCGGGTCGAGTGATCTTCGCCGGCAAAGTGGTCAACGAAGTGGCCAAAAACGACATTCTCAATGTTTATTTGTCAAAACCGATCGAGCTGTTATTAAAAGGCAACACTGATTGGGGCCTTGTCAACATTCCGGAAGAGGAAGATGGTTTTATTCGCAGTTATTTGCTCTATCAGGAATTTGACAATCAAAAGTATTTGCCGCTGGCCTTGCGGGCTTATGTTCGCTTGACCCAAGGCCAGGCGATTTTGGATCATGCGGCGCGCAACGGCACGGCCTTGCGGCTCAACGACATCGAGATTCCTTTTTACAACCCCAACACTTTTCTGATCAATTTTCGCGGCCCGGCCGGAACCTTTCCCACTTTTTCGCTCGCCGACGTTCTCGACGATGGCGCCTTCGATCTCGGGCCTGTCGAGGACACCGATATTTTTGAAGAGCATCGGCGCGCGAAGACATTCAAGAACAAGATTGTTTTTATCGGCGCCTCGGTCGAAGAATTGCAGGACAATAAATTCGCGCCGTTTTTTTCTTATGAGGGGAAAAAACGCAAAATCCCCGGCGTCGAAATTCATGCCAACGCCTTGAGCACGCTGCTGCGCCGCGACTTCATCAAAACCGCGCCGTATGCGGTTCATCTTGCCTTGATCATCGCCGCGAGTTTTTTCACAATGCTGATCGTGCTGCCCTCGCGCGCCACTATCGGCGTGATTTTGGGAGCATTGGAGATTTTGACGCTGTTCGTTTTGGCGCTGGCTTTTTTTTCGCTCAAACAACTCTGGCTGCCGGTGGTAGCGCCGACGCTGGCGATTGTCTTGAGTTACATCGGCAACACCGCCCAGCTTGTTTTCGTCGAACGCCGCGAGCGCCGTTTTGTGCGCAAAGTGTTTTCGCAATTTGTCTCGAAGAGTGTGGTGGACAAAATGCTCGCCAGCGGCCAAATGCCCAAATTCGGCGGTGAAAAACGCGAGCTGTCGATTTTGTTCAGCGACGTGCGCGGCTTTACCACGTATTGTGAAAAGCATCCGCCGGAAGTGATCGTCCAGCGCTTGAATGAGTATCTGACCGAAATGGTGGAGATCGTCTTCCGCCATCAGGGCACGCTCGACAAATTCATCGGCGATGCGGTGATGGCGCTGTACGGCGCGCCGCATCATTACCCCGAGCACGCCGAAAAAGCCTGCGTCACGGCCTGCGAAATGATCACGCGCCTGCGGGAAATTCAAAAGCGCTGGTCTGCCGACGCCAAGGATTTTTTTCACATCGGTATCGGCATCAACACCGGCACGGTGATCGTCGGCAATTTGGGCTCCGAGCAAAAATTCGAGTACACTGTGATCGGCGACGAAGTGAATCTTGCTTCGCGTTTGGAAGGCGCCAACAAGCAATACTCGACGTCGATTATCATTTCGGAATCAACCTACGCGCAGGTGCGAAGCAAGGCGCGGGTGCGCGAGCTGGACTGGGTGAAAGTGAAAGGCAAGAAAAGGCCGGCGCGAATTTTCGAGTTGCGCAGCATGGAAAAACTGCCGGCGATTGAGGAAGATTTGCTGATCGGCGTTTATCATCAAGGCCTGACGTTTTACAAAAAGCGCGAGTGGTACAATGCCCTCAAAGAATTCAAGCGCGTGCTGCGCTACTTCCCCTCCGACGGCCCGGCGCGCGCTTACGTCAACCGCTGCCTGCATTTCATCGAAAATCCCCCACCGGCGGATTGGGATGGGGTGTATGAGTTCAAAACGAAATAG
- a CDS encoding FecR family protein, translating into MRKIFFLFCWLVAPALSLAMNGKNNKPVPAAPDKDIALVLKTTGQVQVNGNTGTWQNAARGTRLNAGTQVRTGDESLAAIVFTDDKSLLKVRSNSQVVINGKREAAASGGQRIVKTIAMEFGELWAKVTKGNTAFRIETPSGVAAVKGTIFYSILRDDGRLYIICFDGIVELINRFGSVLVQAGQTGTSSLNQAPETHASTPEEIPTWANDNEGSGEIEIEFQDQNGQKKKLKIRYER; encoded by the coding sequence ATGCGGAAAATATTTTTTTTGTTTTGCTGGCTTGTCGCGCCGGCTTTGTCTTTGGCGATGAATGGGAAAAATAATAAACCGGTTCCAGCCGCGCCGGACAAAGATATCGCCCTGGTCTTGAAAACGACGGGGCAGGTGCAAGTCAACGGCAACACTGGCACCTGGCAAAATGCCGCGCGTGGAACCAGGTTGAACGCCGGGACGCAAGTTCGCACGGGCGACGAATCACTGGCGGCCATCGTTTTCACCGACGACAAATCTTTGCTCAAAGTCCGCAGCAATTCCCAAGTCGTGATCAATGGCAAACGCGAAGCCGCCGCCTCCGGTGGTCAGCGGATTGTCAAAACCATCGCCATGGAATTTGGCGAGCTGTGGGCGAAGGTTACCAAGGGCAACACGGCGTTTCGCATTGAAACGCCGTCCGGAGTGGCCGCGGTCAAGGGCACAATTTTTTACAGCATCCTCCGCGACGACGGCAGACTTTATATTATCTGTTTTGACGGCATCGTAGAACTGATCAACCGCTTTGGCAGCGTGCTCGTGCAAGCCGGACAAACCGGCACCTCGTCGCTAAACCAAGCGCCGGAAACGCATGCTTCGACGCCGGAAGAGATTCCGACCTGGGCGAATGACAATGAAGGAAGCGGCGAGATCGAAATCGAATTTCAAGATCAAAACGGCCAAAAGAAAAAATTGAAAATTCGTTATGAAAGGTGA